A window of Methanobrevibacter ruminantium contains these coding sequences:
- a CDS encoding GNAT family N-acetyltransferase yields the protein RFIELTRQLDNEYFFKLGDVVERYLDYNALTDPHIVILALNWGKPIACASFRLIDKDTIEIRRVYVKKRYRRKGIAYKLIKQLEKLAMEENFKYAVIETGKENEAAINLYRKLDYELVDNFGIFEGDDLCICMKKQFKSLIF from the coding sequence AAAGGTTCATTGAGCTTACAAGGCAGTTGGACAATGAATACTTTTTCAAGCTTGGAGATGTAGTTGAAAGATACTTAGACTACAATGCATTGACAGATCCCCATATTGTAATTCTTGCATTGAATTGGGGAAAGCCGATTGCCTGCGCCAGTTTCAGATTAATTGACAAGGACACAATTGAAATCAGAAGGGTCTATGTCAAAAAGAGATACAGAAGAAAAGGAATTGCATATAAGCTTATAAAGCAGCTTGAAAAACTGGCTATGGAAGAGAATTTCAAGTATGCTGTTATAGAAACAGGCAAGGAAAATGAGGCAGCAATCAATCTATATAGGAAACTGGATTATGAACTAGTTGATAATTTCGGCATCTTTGAAGGAGACGATTTGTGCATTTGCATGAAAAAACAGTTTAAGTCCCTGATTTTCTAA